The following are encoded together in the Saliniramus fredricksonii genome:
- a CDS encoding c-type cytochrome → MPGICRTSTILVSSFLLAGCLAQEEVPFAGGMPEPASAERGEAVAQEWCATCHARDESERAARPAEAGDGPSFAEIARREGRDELFLWDFLEEDHFPMPTYRLFPRERADIAAYIVSLRIEE, encoded by the coding sequence ATGCCTGGAATATGCCGGACCTCGACCATCCTCGTCAGCTCGTTTCTGCTCGCCGGTTGTCTGGCGCAGGAAGAGGTGCCGTTTGCCGGCGGCATGCCCGAGCCGGCTTCGGCGGAGCGGGGCGAGGCGGTGGCGCAGGAATGGTGCGCGACCTGCCATGCGCGCGACGAAAGCGAGCGCGCGGCGCGTCCCGCCGAGGCCGGAGACGGGCCGAGTTTCGCGGAAATCGCGCGCCGCGAAGGACGCGACGAGCTCTTCTTGTGGGATTTTCTCGAGGAAGACCACTTTCCGATGCCGACTTACCGGCTGTTTCCGCGCGAGCGCGCCGACATCGCAGCCTATATCGTCAGCCTGCGTATCGAAGAATAA
- the dapB gene encoding 4-hydroxy-tetrahydrodipicolinate reductase yields the protein MAKTRLVVAGASGRMGRMLIRTIDETPGCVLHGALERPTSGCVGQDAGMVSGVGDLGVTVSSEARNVLTEADVLIDFTTPEASLAYAALAAETNTAHVVGTTGLSAEQIDALRAFGEETVIIQSGNMSLGVNLLAALVRKVATVLGEEFDIEILEMHHRQKVDAPSGTAFMLGEAAAQGRAIDLEERSVRHRDGHTGARDPGDIGFATLRGGTVVGDHSVIFAGPHERIVLQHVAEQRILFARGAVRAAIWGKGKPAGFYSMADVLGLNDV from the coding sequence ATGGCAAAAACCCGTCTGGTGGTGGCCGGCGCTTCGGGGCGCATGGGCCGCATGCTGATCAGGACGATCGACGAGACCCCGGGCTGTGTTCTGCACGGCGCGCTCGAACGCCCGACCTCAGGCTGTGTGGGGCAGGATGCCGGCATGGTCAGCGGCGTCGGCGATCTCGGTGTCACCGTCTCGTCCGAAGCGCGCAACGTGCTCACCGAGGCCGATGTGCTGATCGATTTCACCACGCCCGAGGCGAGCCTCGCCTATGCGGCGCTGGCAGCCGAGACGAATACGGCGCATGTCGTCGGCACGACCGGGCTCTCCGCCGAGCAGATCGACGCGCTGCGTGCCTTCGGCGAGGAGACCGTGATCATCCAGTCCGGCAACATGTCGCTCGGCGTGAATCTCCTCGCGGCGCTCGTGCGCAAGGTCGCGACGGTGCTGGGCGAGGAATTCGATATCGAGATCCTCGAAATGCATCACCGCCAGAAAGTCGATGCCCCGTCGGGTACCGCCTTCATGCTCGGTGAGGCTGCAGCACAGGGGCGTGCGATCGATCTTGAAGAGCGCTCGGTACGCCATCGCGACGGCCATACAGGCGCGCGCGATCCCGGCGATATCGGCTTTGCGACCCTGCGCGGCGGTACGGTGGTCGGCGATCACTCCGTCATCTTCGCCGGCCCGCATGAGCGGATCGTGCTGCAGCATGTGGCAGAGCAGCGTATTCTTTTCGCGCGCGGCGCCGTGCGCGCGGCGATATGGGGCAAGGGCAAGCCCGCCGGGTTCTATTCCATGGCCGATGTGCTCGGCCTCAACGACGTTTGA
- a CDS encoding 2,3-bisphosphoglycerate-dependent phosphoglycerate mutase — protein sequence MERLLVLVRHGQSEWNKQNLFTGWRDPGLTELGVEEAVRGGRLLKERGLSFDIAFTSVLTRAQKTLDLILGEIDQEGLETLSDQALNERDYGDLAGLNKDDARAKWGEEQVHIWRRSYDVQPPGGESLRDTVARVLPYYIREIQPRVMRGERVIVSAHGNSLRALIMVLDGYTPETIPSLELGTGIPMVYRLNADTTVASREILED from the coding sequence ATGGAGCGCCTTCTCGTGCTCGTGCGACACGGCCAGAGCGAGTGGAACAAGCAGAACCTCTTCACCGGCTGGCGTGATCCGGGCCTCACCGAACTCGGTGTCGAGGAGGCCGTGCGCGGCGGGCGCCTGCTGAAGGAGAGGGGGCTGTCCTTCGATATCGCCTTCACCTCGGTGCTGACCCGGGCGCAGAAGACGCTCGATCTCATCCTCGGCGAGATCGACCAGGAAGGGCTCGAAACCTTGAGCGATCAAGCTCTCAACGAGCGCGACTATGGCGATCTCGCGGGGCTGAACAAGGACGATGCCCGGGCGAAATGGGGCGAAGAGCAGGTCCATATCTGGCGCCGCTCCTATGACGTGCAGCCGCCCGGCGGCGAAAGCCTGCGCGACACGGTCGCACGCGTGCTGCCCTATTACATCCGCGAGATCCAACCGCGTGTGATGCGCGGCGAGCGTGTCATTGTCTCCGCGCATGGCAACAGCCTGCGTGCCCTGATCATGGTGCTCGACGGCTATACGCCGGAAACGATCCCGAGCCTCGAACTCGGCACCGGCATTCCGATGGTCTACCGCCTCAACGCCGATACCACGGTGGCGAGCCGCGAGATCCTCGAAGATTGA
- a CDS encoding AzlD domain-containing protein, producing MTTWETTIAPLWPYLVLILVGFLPSEIWRALGVVVSRGLDERSEIIVWVRAVATTLLAAVVMKLLLTPSGALAAAPLLARLGAVLVGIGVYFLARRSVIAGVIAGELILISVTYFAFA from the coding sequence ATGACCACCTGGGAAACCACGATCGCGCCGCTATGGCCCTATCTCGTGCTGATCCTGGTCGGCTTTCTGCCGAGCGAAATCTGGCGAGCGCTCGGGGTGGTCGTCTCGCGCGGGCTCGATGAACGCTCGGAGATCATCGTCTGGGTCCGCGCAGTCGCCACCACGTTGCTGGCCGCCGTCGTGATGAAGCTCCTGCTGACGCCCAGCGGGGCGCTGGCTGCTGCGCCCCTGCTCGCCCGGCTGGGCGCCGTTCTCGTGGGGATCGGGGTGTACTTTCTTGCCCGGCGCTCCGTCATTGCCGGGGTCATTGCGGGCGAATTGATATTAATTTCTGTTACGTATTTCGCATTCGCGTAA
- a CDS encoding AzlC family ABC transporter permease, whose amino-acid sequence MNQRAKGEKRRDGQDASGSAALSGPSPLLRGIRDALVLPAWIVGFSLLGVGSLAQDVGFPFLAAVLSTLLMWAAPAQVILFGGIAGGTALPLVAVAVSLSSIRLLPMTVSMMPMLRRPGQSLLTQVFVAHYVAVTVWVESNRRMPTMPPQERFGYYLGFANACLMVATTMTGIGFLLSAAVPAFLAAGLLFLTPLFFTIALIAGARTLLDQSALVLGAALAPLFTLLVGPDFDLLATGLVGGTLAWLIGRGRR is encoded by the coding sequence ATGAACCAGCGAGCAAAAGGCGAAAAGCGGCGCGATGGCCAGGATGCGAGCGGCAGCGCAGCCTTATCGGGCCCCTCCCCCCTCCTGCGCGGCATTCGCGACGCGCTGGTGCTGCCGGCCTGGATCGTCGGTTTCTCGCTGCTGGGCGTTGGCTCACTCGCGCAGGATGTCGGGTTTCCCTTTCTCGCAGCCGTCCTTTCGACCCTCCTGATGTGGGCCGCGCCTGCGCAGGTGATCCTGTTCGGCGGGATAGCCGGCGGGACGGCGCTGCCGCTGGTCGCGGTGGCCGTTTCCCTCTCCTCGATCCGCCTTCTGCCCATGACGGTCTCGATGATGCCGATGCTGCGCCGGCCCGGGCAGAGCTTGCTCACACAGGTCTTCGTGGCGCATTACGTTGCGGTCACCGTCTGGGTCGAGAGCAACCGGCGCATGCCGACCATGCCGCCGCAAGAGCGCTTCGGCTATTATCTCGGCTTCGCCAATGCCTGCCTGATGGTGGCGACGACGATGACCGGGATCGGCTTTCTCCTGAGCGCCGCAGTGCCGGCCTTTCTCGCCGCCGGCCTGCTCTTTCTGACGCCGTTATTCTTCACCATCGCGCTGATCGCCGGTGCGCGCACGCTGCTCGACCAGTCCGCGCTCGTCCTTGGCGCAGCGCTCGCGCCGCTGTTCACGCTGCTCGTGGGCCCGGATTTCGATCTGCTCGCCACAGGCCTCGTTGGTGGCACGCTCGCCTGGCTGATCGGACGGGGGCGGCGATGA
- a CDS encoding FAD-binding oxidoreductase encodes MDMIRNDARKRPDAATLATLTQALKDLLGARVSTAQAVCEQHANTLTWVENQAPDIVVFAESTEEVSQVVKLCAQHDVPVIPFGTGTSFEGHTNAPYGGVSIDTSRMNAVIAVHAEDLDCVVQPGITRKALNEYLRDMGLFFPIDPGADASLGGMVGTRASGTNAVRYGTMKDNVLALTVVMPNGDIVKTSRRAKKSSAGYDLTRLMVGSEGTLGIITEITLKLHGIPEAISGGICPFPSIAAACEAVIITIQSGIPVARIELIDEMQVRAINLYSKTTLEERPQLFLEFHGSEESVKEQAARFGEIAEEFGGGPFAWTTQAEERTRLWQARHDAYWAAMALRPGAKGISTDVCVPISRLAECVEATQHDIAEAGLMAPIVGHVGDGNFHVLPLVDMENAEEIAKAKRFVERLVERALEMEGTCTGEHGVGQMKMKYLESEHGAEALAVMRAIKHALDPQNIMNPGKIVSW; translated from the coding sequence ATGGACATGATCCGCAACGACGCGCGCAAGCGCCCCGACGCCGCCACGCTCGCAACGCTGACGCAGGCGCTCAAGGATCTCCTGGGCGCACGCGTCTCCACCGCACAGGCGGTGTGCGAGCAGCACGCCAACACGCTGACCTGGGTCGAGAACCAGGCCCCCGATATCGTTGTCTTCGCCGAGAGCACCGAGGAAGTCTCGCAGGTCGTGAAGCTGTGCGCGCAGCACGACGTCCCGGTCATTCCCTTCGGCACCGGCACCTCCTTCGAGGGCCATACCAATGCACCTTATGGCGGCGTCTCGATCGATACCAGCCGGATGAACGCCGTGATCGCCGTCCATGCAGAGGATCTCGATTGCGTGGTGCAGCCGGGGATCACGCGCAAGGCGCTCAATGAATATCTGCGTGATATGGGGCTGTTCTTCCCGATCGATCCCGGCGCCGATGCCTCGCTGGGCGGCATGGTCGGCACGCGCGCCTCGGGCACCAATGCGGTGCGCTACGGCACGATGAAGGACAACGTGCTCGCGCTCACCGTGGTGATGCCCAACGGCGATATCGTCAAGACCTCGCGCCGCGCCAAGAAGTCGAGCGCCGGCTATGATCTGACCCGTCTGATGGTCGGCTCCGAAGGCACGCTCGGCATCATCACCGAGATCACGCTGAAGCTGCACGGCATCCCCGAGGCAATTTCCGGTGGCATCTGCCCATTCCCGAGCATTGCGGCGGCCTGCGAGGCGGTGATCATCACCATCCAGTCCGGCATTCCGGTGGCCCGGATCGAACTGATCGACGAGATGCAGGTGCGTGCCATCAACCTCTACTCGAAGACCACGCTGGAGGAACGCCCGCAGCTCTTCCTCGAATTCCACGGCTCGGAAGAGAGCGTCAAGGAACAGGCAGCGCGCTTTGGCGAAATTGCCGAGGAATTCGGCGGCGGTCCCTTCGCCTGGACCACGCAGGCTGAGGAACGCACCCGCCTGTGGCAGGCCCGGCATGACGCCTATTGGGCGGCCATGGCCCTGCGACCCGGCGCGAAGGGCATTTCCACCGATGTCTGCGTGCCGATCTCGCGGCTCGCCGAATGCGTCGAGGCGACGCAGCACGACATCGCCGAAGCGGGGCTGATGGCGCCGATCGTCGGCCATGTCGGCGACGGGAATTTCCATGTGCTGCCGCTCGTCGATATGGAAAACGCCGAAGAGATCGCCAAGGCGAAACGCTTCGTCGAGCGCCTCGTCGAGCGCGCGCTCGAGATGGAGGGCACCTGTACCGGCGAGCATGGTGTCGGCCAGATGAAGATGAAATACCTCGAATCGGAGCACGGCGCCGAGGCGCTGGCGGTGATGCGGGCGATCAAGCACGCGCTCGACCCGCAGAATATCATGAATCCCGGCAAGATCGTCTCCTGGTGA